A region of Pyxidicoccus parkwaysis DNA encodes the following proteins:
- a CDS encoding serine hydrolase domain-containing protein, with protein sequence MRLSACRSLGLALFCFSLVPGAGSAQQPAAASKQAADAKQAAAAKQAVDVSKKAADASKQGADAKQPADAAKQDSDAKQAVEAAKQLIGIWGVERVFGPEVQGELTLLREQGGGWLARISGFEAPGREEKKTVSVVLPGGQGELRGALTPDGKRFVGHWIQSRVIVGGYRYATPVELRAIQKDVWRGTVKPQEDRFTVYLIIQEAPDGTVQAVMRNPERNFPPQRVFRVSMTGNTVKLTNTREGAMSFEATFDVKAEKLSLPFMFLGTLDLTKRDREQAVGLYARTPSTGAYVYRKPVAEEDGWATASLEDVGMDPAPVRKLVQSILDTSPADPAAPLIQGLLIARHGKLVVEEYFYGFDKERAHDLRSAAKTFAPALVGLAIDQGAKLAPETPVYSLFPELKDAGTQDPRKARLTVEHLMTMTSGYACDDDNDDSPGKEEKVQELESGWYTYTLNLPMEREPGEDQAVYCSVGMNLLGAVVHNATGAWLPDLFARSWAMPLQMRDYHLNLGPEGDAYLGGGFHIRPRDALKLGQVYLKGGVWNGRRVISKSWVERSIARHAVMSPGRTYGYAWWRHELTVGGRTYAEYEAGGNGGQLIMVVPELDLTVMFAGGNYNQVKVWRKFREELLPQYILAAVRK encoded by the coding sequence ATGCGCCTTTCCGCCTGCCGCAGTCTGGGCCTTGCGTTGTTCTGCTTCTCACTCGTCCCCGGCGCCGGCAGCGCGCAGCAGCCCGCCGCCGCCTCGAAACAGGCCGCTGACGCGAAACAGGCCGCCGCCGCGAAACAGGCCGTTGATGTCTCGAAGAAGGCAGCTGACGCCTCGAAGCAGGGCGCTGACGCAAAGCAGCCTGCCGACGCCGCGAAGCAGGACTCTGACGCGAAGCAGGCCGTTGAGGCCGCGAAGCAGCTCATCGGCATCTGGGGCGTTGAGCGCGTCTTCGGCCCCGAGGTGCAGGGCGAGCTCACCCTCCTGAGGGAGCAGGGCGGCGGCTGGCTGGCCCGCATCAGCGGCTTCGAGGCACCGGGCCGGGAGGAGAAGAAGACTGTCTCCGTCGTCCTGCCCGGCGGCCAGGGCGAGCTGCGCGGGGCGCTCACGCCGGACGGCAAGCGCTTCGTGGGGCACTGGATTCAGTCTCGCGTCATCGTGGGCGGCTATCGCTACGCCACGCCCGTCGAATTGCGCGCCATCCAGAAGGACGTGTGGCGCGGTACCGTGAAGCCGCAGGAGGACCGCTTCACCGTCTACCTCATCATCCAGGAAGCGCCCGATGGCACCGTGCAGGCCGTCATGCGCAACCCGGAGCGGAACTTCCCGCCGCAGCGCGTGTTCCGCGTCTCGATGACGGGCAACACCGTGAAGCTCACCAACACGCGAGAGGGAGCCATGAGCTTCGAGGCCACCTTCGACGTGAAGGCGGAGAAGCTGTCCCTGCCGTTCATGTTCCTGGGCACGCTGGACCTCACCAAGCGCGACAGGGAGCAGGCCGTGGGCCTCTACGCGCGCACGCCCTCGACGGGCGCGTACGTGTACCGCAAGCCCGTCGCGGAGGAGGACGGCTGGGCCACCGCGTCGCTCGAGGACGTGGGCATGGACCCGGCCCCCGTGCGCAAGTTGGTGCAGAGCATCCTCGACACCTCCCCCGCCGACCCGGCCGCGCCGCTCATCCAGGGGCTGCTCATCGCCCGCCACGGGAAGCTCGTCGTCGAGGAGTACTTCTACGGCTTCGACAAGGAGCGCGCGCACGACCTGCGCTCCGCCGCGAAGACCTTCGCGCCCGCGCTCGTGGGGCTCGCCATCGACCAGGGCGCGAAGCTGGCTCCGGAGACGCCCGTGTACTCGCTGTTCCCCGAGCTCAAGGACGCCGGCACGCAGGACCCGAGGAAGGCCCGCCTGACGGTGGAGCACCTGATGACGATGACCTCGGGGTACGCGTGCGACGACGACAACGATGACTCGCCCGGGAAAGAGGAGAAGGTCCAGGAGCTGGAGTCCGGCTGGTACACGTACACGCTGAACCTGCCCATGGAGCGCGAGCCGGGCGAGGACCAGGCCGTGTACTGCTCGGTGGGCATGAACCTGCTCGGCGCCGTCGTGCACAACGCCACGGGCGCGTGGCTGCCGGACCTCTTCGCCCGCTCGTGGGCCATGCCGCTCCAGATGCGCGACTACCACCTCAACCTCGGGCCCGAGGGCGACGCGTACCTGGGCGGCGGCTTCCACATCCGTCCCCGGGATGCGCTGAAGCTCGGGCAGGTGTACCTGAAGGGCGGCGTGTGGAACGGGCGGCGCGTCATCAGCAAGAGCTGGGTGGAGCGCTCCATCGCGCGGCATGCCGTCATGAGCCCCGGACGCACGTATGGCTATGCGTGGTGGCGGCACGAGCTGACCGTCGGCGGCCGCACCTATGCGGAGTACGAGGCCGGGGGCAATGGCGGACAGCTCATCATGGTGGTCCCCGAATTGGACCTCACGGTGATGTTCGCCGGCGGCAACTACAACCAGGTCAAGGTGTGGCGGAAGTTCCGCGAGGAATTGCTGCCGCAGTACATCCTCGCGGCAGTCAGGAAGTAG
- a CDS encoding TfuA-like protein, with amino-acid sequence MNQVIVFTGPTLSAIEAWRELDATYLPPAAQGDLYEATLRKPAAIGLIDGYFERVPSVAHKEILWAMSQGIHVFGASSMGALRAAELAPFGMEGVGEIFESFQRGELEDDDEVAVIHASAEEGYRPLSEAMVNIRATLASLSRDGLLADETRERLQHLAKELFFADRSFPALLARATRAGLPEKDFEVLRRQLPERRVDRKKLDALALLRTLRERLAAGLGPKQVRYHFSHTDAWEFITRANPGAVRTGTHGVPGPYHGDHGSRGALRTQTAPDTLPE; translated from the coding sequence ATGAACCAGGTCATCGTCTTCACCGGCCCCACGCTCTCCGCAATCGAGGCATGGCGGGAGCTCGATGCCACGTACCTGCCGCCCGCGGCACAAGGCGATCTCTACGAGGCCACGCTGAGGAAGCCGGCAGCCATCGGGCTTATCGACGGCTACTTCGAGCGAGTGCCCTCTGTGGCGCACAAGGAGATCCTCTGGGCCATGTCCCAGGGGATCCACGTGTTTGGCGCGTCCAGTATGGGTGCGCTGCGTGCCGCCGAACTGGCGCCGTTCGGCATGGAAGGCGTCGGCGAGATCTTCGAGTCCTTCCAACGCGGCGAGCTCGAGGACGATGATGAGGTTGCCGTCATCCATGCCTCCGCGGAGGAAGGCTACCGGCCCCTGTCCGAGGCCATGGTCAACATCCGCGCGACGCTTGCGAGCCTGTCGCGCGACGGACTCCTCGCGGACGAGACCCGAGAGCGTCTCCAGCACCTCGCCAAGGAGCTTTTCTTCGCGGATCGAAGCTTCCCGGCGCTCCTGGCCAGGGCCACCCGGGCCGGGCTCCCGGAGAAGGACTTCGAGGTGCTCCGACGTCAGCTCCCCGAGCGTCGCGTGGACCGGAAGAAGCTGGACGCGCTGGCCCTGCTGCGCACCCTCCGCGAAAGGCTCGCCGCGGGGCTGGGCCCCAAGCAGGTGCGGTATCACTTCTCACACACCGACGCGTGGGAGTTCATCACCCGCGCGAACCCGGGCGCGGTGAGGACCGGGACGCACGGAGTGCCAGGGCCCTACCACGGTGATCACGGCAGTAGAGGGGCACTCCGGACGCAGACAGCGCCAGACACTCTTCCTGAGTGA
- a CDS encoding alpha-amylase family glycosyl hydrolase, with amino-acid sequence MKDFFDDVRHARNAEAKRRAPADSMERGPRAKAPVRSEANRPTAPAPTALAPVPTQPSSRPGMGAIPYDGGTTFRVWAPNAQRVQVAGDFSNWQPVELQREPSGNFSLDVPGAGHGQQYQYVIQGKYGDWRWKGDPRANDVTSSTGNSVIVDHKAFQWQHDWEFQMPPWNEAVVYEMHVGTFHDEPGWGPGNWQSAIDKLDHLKDLGINVIEVMPSAEFAADFSWGYNPAYPDAPESAYGTPDDLKRFVDEAHKRGIGVVMDVVYNHLGPSDLPQWDFDGETYGKGGSYFYTDSRASTPWGDTRPDYGRSEVRDYLRDNAMMWLRDYHMDGLRLDATKEIRNANGQVNPEGWQLLKDINSAVDREFPQKLVIAEDLGNEPGVTHPDGAGFDSQWDSNFVHPVRAALTAFSDSDRDMNAVADAIRFKYNGSATQRVIYTESHDEVANGKQRLPSEVGGWDAGGYHAKKRSLIGAALTMTSPGIPMLFQGQEFLEDGHFQDGVPLDWKKKEQYAGINQAYTDLIHLRRNWFDNTAGLRGENVNVHHVDNDNKVIAFHRWDKGGPGDDTIVVVNFGGKQLSNYELGLPSDGTWKVRFNSDWQGYSGDFGNAQSFDVGGHWGGRDGMPASGALNNLGPYSVVILSKDK; translated from the coding sequence GTGAAGGACTTCTTCGACGACGTCCGCCATGCGCGCAACGCCGAGGCGAAGCGCCGTGCTCCCGCTGACAGCATGGAGCGCGGGCCCCGCGCGAAGGCTCCCGTCCGGAGCGAGGCGAACCGTCCCACCGCGCCGGCGCCCACGGCCCTCGCGCCGGTGCCCACGCAGCCGTCCAGCCGCCCGGGCATGGGCGCCATTCCGTATGACGGCGGCACCACCTTCCGCGTGTGGGCACCCAACGCGCAGCGCGTGCAGGTGGCCGGCGACTTCAGCAACTGGCAGCCGGTGGAGCTGCAGCGCGAGCCCTCCGGCAACTTCTCGCTCGACGTCCCCGGCGCCGGGCACGGCCAGCAGTACCAGTACGTCATTCAGGGGAAGTACGGCGACTGGCGCTGGAAGGGAGACCCGCGCGCCAACGACGTGACGAGCTCCACGGGCAACTCGGTCATCGTCGACCACAAGGCCTTCCAGTGGCAGCACGACTGGGAGTTCCAGATGCCGCCGTGGAACGAGGCCGTCGTCTACGAGATGCACGTGGGCACCTTCCACGACGAGCCCGGCTGGGGCCCCGGCAACTGGCAGAGCGCCATCGACAAGCTGGACCACCTGAAGGACCTGGGCATCAACGTCATCGAGGTGATGCCGTCCGCCGAGTTCGCCGCCGACTTCTCCTGGGGCTACAACCCCGCGTACCCGGACGCCCCCGAGAGCGCATACGGCACTCCGGATGACCTCAAGCGCTTCGTCGACGAGGCGCACAAGCGCGGCATCGGCGTGGTGATGGACGTCGTCTACAACCACCTCGGTCCGAGCGACCTCCCTCAGTGGGACTTCGACGGCGAGACGTACGGCAAGGGCGGCAGCTACTTCTACACGGACTCGCGCGCCTCCACGCCGTGGGGCGACACGCGCCCGGACTACGGCCGCTCCGAGGTGCGCGACTACCTGCGCGACAACGCGATGATGTGGCTGCGCGACTACCACATGGACGGCCTGCGCCTGGACGCGACGAAGGAGATTCGCAACGCCAATGGCCAGGTCAACCCGGAGGGCTGGCAGCTCCTCAAGGACATCAACTCCGCCGTCGACCGCGAGTTCCCCCAGAAGCTCGTCATCGCCGAGGACCTGGGCAATGAGCCGGGCGTCACGCACCCGGACGGCGCGGGCTTCGACAGCCAGTGGGACAGCAACTTCGTGCACCCGGTGCGCGCGGCGCTCACGGCGTTCTCCGACAGCGACCGGGACATGAACGCGGTCGCTGATGCCATCCGCTTCAAGTACAACGGCAGCGCCACCCAGCGCGTCATCTACACGGAGAGCCACGACGAGGTGGCCAACGGCAAGCAGCGCCTGCCGAGCGAGGTGGGCGGCTGGGACGCGGGCGGCTACCACGCGAAGAAGCGCTCCCTCATCGGCGCCGCGCTCACCATGACGAGCCCCGGCATCCCCATGCTCTTCCAGGGGCAGGAGTTCCTGGAGGACGGCCACTTCCAGGACGGCGTCCCGCTCGACTGGAAGAAGAAGGAGCAGTACGCCGGCATCAACCAGGCGTACACGGACCTCATCCACCTGCGGCGCAACTGGTTCGACAACACGGCGGGCCTGCGGGGGGAGAACGTCAACGTCCACCACGTGGACAACGACAACAAGGTCATCGCCTTCCACCGCTGGGACAAGGGCGGGCCGGGCGACGACACCATCGTCGTCGTGAACTTCGGTGGGAAGCAGCTCTCCAACTACGAGCTGGGCCTGCCGTCGGACGGCACGTGGAAGGTGCGCTTCAACAGCGACTGGCAGGGGTACTCCGGGGACTTCGGCAACGCCCAGAGCTTCGACGTGGGCGGCCACTGGGGCGGCCGGGACGGCATGCCCGCGAGCGGCGCTCTCAACAACCTGGGCCCCTACAGCGTCGTCATCCTGTCGAAGGACAAGTAG
- a CDS encoding serine/threonine-protein kinase: MEADPTHSSGALPAPSSVGPYRIAGVLGRGGMGVVYRAEHARTGAAVALKTVRSPSEALLASIRREMRALERLRHPGITRIVDTGIFEGLPWYAMELLEGETLRGAIQRLWLHSTRGATQAGTAPEKTVPLETESGASPARLARHGLSAEALTGVLSVLRTLCTPLAFLHGEGLVHRDLKPDNVFIRKDGRPVLVDLGIVASFGGARSREELSAESRLMGSWAYTAPEQLRSELVDARADLYAFGCMLYECLTGRPPFTGSTGAALRYQHLSEPAVAPSLLNEGIPEELDRLVLRLLEKRPEHRLGYAEDVAQALGTLSIPAMEFRSAPSSRTYLYRPGLAGRAEVLDELDGTLGQAPHGGREHLVLLRGESGVGKTRVAMEAARRAAQQGLTVCTGQCAAVSTEGEAGMPAAPLHPFRPLLRMIADRCREGGGALAERMLGPHGRLLALFEPSLAELPGVAEQPEPPALPSEAARRRVLDVLAQTLLAFAQVHPLLLVLDDLQWADELSLDVLKALAAKEFHERGLVILGTYRVEEPRPELTQLAHSPGVRDIALGRLDEASIGAMVSGMLALSAPPADLVGFLRNRSNGNPFFIAEYLRAAIGEGLLFRDSTGTWRLRERAEGASPLASSVPLPLTVAEIIERRLSALGQAGYGLVERASVLGREFDGEVLAATAGLSDAAMSEALEALRVRQIIEETASGRLRFVHDKLREIAYGRIASEQRRALHRSAGLALEPRSQGLPDAYPDLGHHFSQAGIHSKASQYLGQAADRARAAYANGEAIRLYRAALQELEELDRSGETAGGTATPAPEALHERLGDLLALSGRQEEARASFEAALAHVNEHPSLPCARLHRKIGKTWETHHAHDEALQGYERAERDLGAPGPGATEAWWAEWVQLRIDRISVYYWLGQVEHIRPLVDEVRPVVRERGTALQRAHFFHVLTQMNIRAERYLTSVETVSYARACLAAAEESGDDTEVAEDRFSLAAVLMFHGALAEAEQQMRTTLREAERQGSLPLQSRCLTYLTVIHRKGGRVEQTRQSAQRSLGVAEAGRMVIYQGAAKANLAWADWRDGDPVAAEKKAREALALWKGPTYVFPLQWMALLPLLAMALEQRHLAEAVAHAQALLDSEQQGLPRELTEPLTQAIAAWEQGNAERSQWRLRQSITASTAQGYV; encoded by the coding sequence ATGGAAGCGGACCCCACGCATTCTTCCGGAGCGCTCCCGGCCCCCTCCTCCGTCGGTCCCTATCGCATCGCCGGGGTCCTGGGGCGTGGCGGCATGGGCGTCGTCTACCGGGCCGAGCACGCGCGGACAGGAGCCGCCGTCGCCCTCAAGACGGTGCGCTCCCCCTCCGAGGCCCTGCTGGCCAGCATCCGCCGGGAAATGCGCGCGCTCGAGCGGCTCCGCCACCCTGGCATTACCCGCATCGTCGACACCGGGATCTTCGAGGGCCTGCCCTGGTACGCCATGGAGCTGCTGGAGGGCGAGACGCTGCGCGGCGCCATTCAAAGGCTCTGGCTTCATTCCACGCGCGGGGCCACGCAGGCGGGCACGGCGCCCGAAAAGACCGTACCGCTCGAGACGGAGTCCGGGGCCAGCCCGGCGCGGCTGGCGCGGCATGGCCTCTCTGCCGAGGCACTCACGGGGGTGCTCTCCGTGCTCCGGACCCTGTGCACGCCCCTGGCCTTCCTGCATGGCGAGGGGCTCGTGCACAGGGACCTCAAGCCAGACAACGTGTTCATCCGGAAGGATGGACGGCCCGTGCTGGTGGACCTGGGCATCGTGGCCTCCTTCGGCGGGGCCCGGAGCCGGGAGGAGCTCTCGGCCGAGAGCCGCCTGATGGGAAGCTGGGCGTACACGGCGCCCGAGCAGCTTCGGAGCGAGCTCGTGGATGCCCGGGCCGACCTCTACGCGTTCGGGTGCATGCTGTACGAGTGCCTGACGGGGCGGCCTCCCTTCACGGGCTCCACGGGCGCTGCTCTTCGCTACCAGCACCTGAGCGAGCCGGCCGTGGCGCCCTCGCTCTTGAACGAGGGGATCCCCGAGGAGCTCGACCGGCTCGTCCTCCGGCTGCTGGAGAAGCGGCCCGAGCACCGGCTCGGCTACGCCGAGGATGTGGCCCAGGCACTCGGCACGCTCAGTATCCCCGCGATGGAGTTCAGGTCCGCGCCTTCGAGTCGGACGTACCTCTACCGGCCAGGGCTCGCGGGACGCGCGGAGGTCCTGGACGAGCTCGACGGCACCCTGGGCCAGGCTCCCCACGGGGGGCGGGAGCACCTGGTGCTGCTGCGGGGCGAGAGTGGCGTGGGGAAGACACGCGTGGCCATGGAGGCCGCCCGGCGCGCCGCCCAGCAAGGACTGACGGTCTGCACGGGGCAGTGCGCGGCGGTCAGCACCGAGGGCGAGGCGGGAATGCCGGCGGCTCCGCTCCACCCCTTCCGCCCGCTCCTGCGGATGATCGCGGATCGCTGCCGCGAAGGAGGCGGCGCGCTGGCGGAGCGGATGCTCGGCCCCCACGGTCGCCTCCTCGCGCTCTTCGAACCCTCCCTGGCGGAGCTGCCCGGCGTAGCGGAGCAACCCGAGCCTCCGGCCCTGCCTTCCGAAGCGGCCCGCCGGAGGGTGCTCGACGTGCTGGCGCAGACGCTCCTGGCCTTCGCGCAGGTCCACCCGTTGCTGCTGGTGCTGGATGATCTCCAGTGGGCGGATGAGCTCTCGCTGGATGTCCTGAAGGCCCTGGCCGCGAAGGAGTTCCACGAGCGGGGGCTCGTCATCCTCGGCACCTACCGCGTCGAGGAGCCCCGGCCCGAGCTGACACAGCTCGCCCACTCCCCCGGCGTGCGGGACATCGCGCTCGGCCGCCTCGATGAGGCGAGCATAGGGGCCATGGTCTCCGGCATGCTCGCGCTGAGCGCGCCTCCCGCGGACCTCGTCGGCTTTCTCCGGAACAGATCCAACGGCAACCCCTTCTTCATCGCCGAGTACCTGCGGGCGGCCATCGGCGAGGGCCTGCTCTTCCGGGACTCCACCGGGACATGGCGGCTGCGCGAGCGGGCCGAGGGCGCCAGCCCTCTGGCGTCTTCGGTGCCCCTGCCGCTGACCGTGGCCGAGATCATCGAGCGGCGCCTCTCCGCGCTCGGACAGGCGGGCTACGGGCTGGTGGAGCGGGCCTCGGTGCTTGGGCGCGAGTTCGATGGAGAGGTGCTCGCGGCGACGGCAGGGCTGTCAGACGCGGCGATGAGCGAGGCGCTGGAGGCGCTGCGGGTGCGGCAGATCATCGAGGAGACGGCCTCGGGGCGCCTGCGCTTCGTCCACGACAAGCTCCGGGAGATCGCCTACGGGCGCATCGCCTCGGAGCAGCGGCGAGCGCTGCACCGGAGCGCCGGGCTGGCACTCGAGCCCCGCTCGCAGGGCCTGCCGGATGCCTACCCGGACCTGGGGCACCACTTCTCGCAGGCGGGCATCCACAGCAAGGCGAGCCAGTATCTGGGCCAGGCGGCGGACCGGGCGCGGGCGGCCTACGCCAATGGCGAGGCGATCCGCCTCTACCGGGCCGCCCTGCAGGAACTGGAGGAGCTGGACCGCAGCGGCGAGACCGCGGGGGGGACGGCGACCCCCGCTCCCGAGGCGCTCCACGAGCGGCTGGGTGATCTGCTCGCCCTCTCGGGCCGGCAGGAGGAGGCCCGCGCCAGCTTCGAGGCCGCGTTGGCGCACGTGAACGAGCATCCCTCGCTGCCATGCGCGCGGCTGCACCGGAAAATTGGCAAGACGTGGGAGACCCACCACGCGCACGACGAGGCCCTGCAGGGCTATGAGCGCGCCGAGCGGGACCTGGGAGCGCCAGGGCCCGGAGCCACCGAGGCCTGGTGGGCGGAGTGGGTGCAACTCCGGATCGATCGCATCTCGGTGTACTACTGGCTGGGACAGGTGGAGCACATCCGCCCGCTGGTGGACGAGGTGCGGCCGGTGGTGCGGGAGCGCGGCACGGCGCTGCAACGCGCGCACTTCTTCCACGTGTTGACCCAGATGAACATCCGGGCCGAGCGCTACCTGACCTCCGTTGAGACAGTGTCCTATGCGCGGGCGTGCCTCGCGGCGGCCGAGGAGTCTGGAGATGACACGGAGGTCGCCGAGGATCGGTTCTCGCTCGCGGCGGTGCTCATGTTCCACGGAGCATTGGCGGAGGCCGAGCAGCAGATGCGGACCACGCTCCGGGAGGCGGAACGCCAGGGGAGCCTCCCGCTCCAGTCACGCTGCCTGACGTACCTGACGGTCATCCACCGCAAGGGAGGGCGCGTGGAGCAGACACGCCAGAGCGCGCAGCGGAGCCTCGGCGTGGCGGAGGCGGGGCGGATGGTCATCTACCAGGGCGCGGCGAAGGCCAACCTGGCCTGGGCAGACTGGCGGGACGGGGACCCGGTCGCGGCGGAGAAGAAGGCGCGGGAGGCATTGGCGCTGTGGAAGGGCCCCACCTACGTCTTCCCACTCCAGTGGATGGCGCTGCTCCCGCTGCTGGCCATGGCCCTGGAGCAACGGCACCTGGCGGAGGCGGTGGCCCACGCGCAAGCCCTGCTCGACTCCGAGCAACAGGGGCTGCCTCGTGAGCTCACCGAACCCCTGACCCAAGCCATCGCCGCCTGGGAGCAGGGAAACGCGGAGCGTTCACAATGGCGGTTGCGGCAGTCCATCACCGCGTCAACGGCACAAGGCTATGTCTGA
- a CDS encoding YcaO-like family protein, whose translation MMTVRKHALAGTHRLIPPAETLERARRVMPELGITRIANVTGLDTLGIPVVMVVRPNARSLSVSQGKGVTLEAARASGLMEAIEFAHAEHIDQPLRLGSLEELRATCPVVDVSLLPRRDRGPFSPHLRTLWIAGVNVLERRPTWVPYELVHMDYTLPLPPGSGSFLMSSNGLASGNHPLEALNHALCELIERDATTRFRFSSDAAQRQLRVDLSTVDDPDCRELLERYERAGVEVAVWELTSDIGVAAFSCVIVDRDPDPSRPLGPMGGIGCHPCRAIALSRALTEAAQSRLTVITGARDDLLHQNVWTPEENLALARKRRDELAAHPPERSFRDAPDFRSETFNEDAAFLLEHVRAVGVREVIVVDLTRPHLGIPVVRVIAPGLEPLNDIPGYVPGPRASRWLRERAS comes from the coding sequence ATGATGACCGTGAGGAAGCATGCGCTGGCAGGGACGCACCGACTGATTCCCCCCGCGGAGACCCTGGAGCGCGCCCGGAGGGTGATGCCCGAGTTGGGCATCACCCGGATCGCCAACGTCACCGGACTCGACACGCTCGGCATTCCCGTGGTCATGGTCGTGCGCCCCAACGCACGCTCGCTCTCCGTCTCCCAGGGAAAGGGCGTGACACTGGAGGCCGCCAGGGCCTCCGGCCTCATGGAGGCCATCGAGTTCGCCCACGCCGAGCACATCGATCAGCCCCTCAGGCTCGGCTCCCTCGAGGAGCTGCGCGCCACCTGCCCGGTGGTGGATGTCTCCCTGCTCCCGCGCCGCGACCGGGGCCCGTTTTCCCCCCACCTGCGCACGCTCTGGATCGCAGGGGTCAATGTCCTGGAGCGCCGCCCGACGTGGGTGCCCTACGAGCTGGTGCACATGGACTACACACTGCCGCTCCCGCCGGGCAGCGGCTCCTTTCTGATGAGCTCCAATGGGCTCGCCTCGGGCAACCATCCGCTGGAGGCCCTGAACCACGCCCTGTGCGAGCTCATCGAGCGCGACGCCACCACCCGCTTCCGGTTCTCCAGCGACGCAGCCCAGCGCCAGCTGCGGGTGGACCTGTCCACGGTGGACGACCCGGACTGCCGAGAGCTGCTCGAACGGTACGAGCGTGCTGGCGTCGAGGTGGCCGTCTGGGAGCTCACCTCGGACATCGGGGTCGCGGCCTTCTCCTGCGTCATCGTCGATCGGGATCCAGATCCGAGCCGTCCCCTGGGGCCCATGGGAGGAATCGGCTGTCACCCGTGCCGCGCCATTGCGCTCTCTCGCGCACTCACCGAGGCCGCCCAGAGCCGCCTCACGGTCATCACTGGCGCCCGGGATGATCTGCTCCACCAGAACGTCTGGACGCCCGAGGAGAACCTGGCGCTGGCCCGGAAGCGCCGGGACGAGCTGGCGGCCCACCCTCCCGAGCGCAGCTTCCGCGACGCGCCGGACTTCCGCAGCGAGACGTTCAACGAGGATGCCGCCTTCCTCCTCGAGCACGTGCGCGCGGTGGGCGTCCGCGAGGTGATCGTCGTGGATCTGACCCGGCCCCACCTGGGCATCCCCGTGGTACGCGTCATCGCCCCCGGCCTGGAGCCCCTCAATGACATCCCCGGCTATGTTCCCGGCCCCCGGGCGAGCCGCTGGCTCCGGGAGCGTGCGTCATGA
- a CDS encoding acyltransferase family protein: MPAESRPRYVFIDALRGFAALAVVGFHAREGGHLAQVEPFLGPVLNGVLRRGDAGVTVFFVISGFVIAASMAHAHVTPGYVGRFLARRSVRLDPAYWASMVLTVGFGLLSVRFVPGKTYELPTWGEVLVHLTYLTDLLGVRQLSAVYWTLCYEFQFYATFALLLLGITRQRERLGDERALTMALWPATLLSDLWLVGLEPFHVHGLFVDRWHLFLTGVLVWRAVVRRSGAHVAAAASQVALVGVMGFVRADVQLHVAAATGAVVLAVGLVGRLESWLSWRALQGLGAISYSLYLTHNAVTGALFRVGFRLTGRSPAWEAMWFVLALGGCIGFAWVFHKLIEAPSLALSRRIRLGASEPATQGRAEVVAPTSLAP, encoded by the coding sequence ATGCCAGCGGAATCCAGACCCCGGTATGTCTTCATCGACGCGCTGCGCGGCTTCGCGGCGCTCGCGGTGGTGGGCTTCCATGCGCGCGAGGGCGGTCACCTCGCGCAGGTGGAGCCCTTCCTCGGCCCGGTGCTCAATGGCGTGCTGCGGCGTGGGGACGCGGGCGTCACCGTGTTCTTCGTCATCAGCGGCTTCGTCATCGCCGCGAGCATGGCGCATGCGCACGTCACGCCCGGTTATGTGGGCCGCTTCCTCGCCCGGCGCTCGGTGCGGTTGGACCCGGCGTACTGGGCGTCCATGGTGCTCACCGTGGGCTTCGGGCTCCTGTCGGTGCGCTTCGTTCCCGGCAAGACGTATGAGCTGCCGACCTGGGGCGAGGTGCTCGTCCACCTCACGTACCTGACGGACCTGCTCGGCGTGCGGCAGCTCAGCGCGGTGTACTGGACGCTCTGCTACGAGTTCCAGTTCTACGCGACGTTCGCCCTGCTGCTCCTCGGCATCACCCGGCAGCGTGAGCGCCTGGGGGACGAGCGGGCGCTCACGATGGCCCTCTGGCCCGCGACGCTGCTGTCGGACCTGTGGCTGGTGGGGCTGGAGCCCTTTCACGTGCACGGGCTGTTCGTGGACCGGTGGCACCTGTTCCTCACCGGCGTGCTCGTGTGGCGCGCGGTGGTGAGGCGCTCGGGCGCGCACGTGGCCGCGGCGGCGTCGCAGGTGGCGCTGGTGGGCGTCATGGGCTTCGTGCGCGCGGACGTGCAGTTGCACGTGGCGGCCGCGACGGGCGCCGTCGTGCTCGCGGTGGGGCTCGTGGGCCGGCTGGAGTCGTGGCTGTCGTGGCGCGCCCTGCAGGGGCTGGGCGCGATTTCCTACAGCCTGTACCTCACGCACAACGCGGTGACGGGCGCGCTCTTCCGCGTGGGCTTCCGGCTCACCGGACGGAGTCCGGCGTGGGAGGCCATGTGGTTCGTGCTCGCGCTCGGCGGCTGCATCGGCTTCGCGTGGGTGTTCCACAAGCTCATCGAGGCGCCCAGCCTCGCGCTCAGCCGGCGCATCCGCTTGGGCGCTTCCGAGCCCGCGACACAGGGGAGGGCAGAGGTCGTGGCTCCCACCTCGCTCGCGCCCTGA